In Mycolicibacterium mucogenicum DSM 44124, the following are encoded in one genomic region:
- a CDS encoding PLP-dependent aminotransferase family protein, with the protein MVSWANSEANSAGLDLHLDLGQTVRPGRRGTRDQLIRALRDAVRSGRLSAGTTLPPSRSLAADLGLARNTVAEAYAELVAEGWLGSRQGAGTWVIGAHTESAPATQRAQPGTPTHNLMPGSGNVAAFPRQAWLASARRALTNAPTEALRTGDARGRHELRTALATYLARARGVRTTAESIVVCAGTRHAVELLSKVFAPNTIAVENYGLFLFRDAIAASGAATVPIRIDDHGAVVGDLEKTSAAAVLLTPAHHFPHGVPLHPTRRTGALEWAVRTKSYVLEDDYDGEFRYDRQPIGSMQGLDPDRVTYLGSASKSLSPVLRLGWMVLPDNLIDPVLAAAGGQQFYVNAIDQLTMADFIESGQYDKHIRRMRNSYRRRRDALAAKLSGLDVEISGLSAGLHALIRLPDGTEHEVMRRAADAGLALSGLALLRHPDAAPDTPHQDGVVVSFGTPADHEFTAALDALHDVLTAVSR; encoded by the coding sequence GTGGTTTCATGGGCCAATTCTGAGGCGAACAGCGCTGGACTGGACCTGCACCTGGACCTCGGTCAGACCGTCCGGCCGGGCCGGCGGGGTACCCGTGATCAGCTGATCCGAGCGCTGCGGGACGCGGTCCGGTCAGGCCGGTTATCCGCCGGGACCACATTGCCGCCCTCCCGATCACTGGCGGCCGACCTCGGATTGGCCCGCAACACCGTCGCGGAGGCCTACGCCGAACTGGTCGCCGAGGGCTGGCTGGGCTCCCGCCAGGGCGCGGGCACCTGGGTCATCGGCGCGCACACCGAATCGGCGCCGGCCACCCAGCGCGCCCAACCGGGCACCCCTACCCACAACCTCATGCCCGGTTCGGGAAACGTCGCGGCCTTCCCACGACAGGCCTGGCTGGCGTCGGCCCGACGCGCCCTGACCAACGCCCCGACCGAAGCGCTCCGAACGGGCGACGCCCGTGGCCGCCACGAACTGCGCACCGCACTCGCCACCTATCTGGCCCGAGCCCGCGGCGTGCGCACCACGGCCGAATCGATCGTCGTCTGCGCCGGGACCCGGCACGCCGTCGAATTGCTGTCGAAAGTGTTCGCGCCCAACACCATTGCGGTCGAGAACTACGGCCTGTTCCTGTTCCGGGACGCCATCGCCGCCAGCGGGGCCGCCACCGTGCCCATCCGGATCGATGATCACGGCGCCGTCGTCGGCGACCTCGAAAAGACCAGCGCCGCAGCGGTTCTGCTCACACCGGCGCATCACTTCCCGCACGGCGTGCCACTGCATCCCACGCGGCGCACCGGCGCCCTCGAGTGGGCCGTCCGCACGAAAAGCTATGTCCTGGAAGACGACTATGACGGCGAGTTCCGCTACGACCGGCAACCGATCGGCTCGATGCAGGGCCTGGATCCCGACCGGGTGACCTATCTCGGCTCGGCCAGCAAGAGCCTGTCACCGGTGCTGCGGTTGGGCTGGATGGTGTTGCCCGACAACCTGATCGACCCGGTGTTGGCTGCGGCGGGCGGGCAACAGTTCTACGTCAACGCCATCGATCAGCTGACCATGGCCGACTTCATCGAATCCGGCCAGTACGACAAGCACATTCGCCGGATGCGCAACAGCTACCGCCGGCGGCGAGATGCGCTGGCGGCCAAGCTGTCCGGGCTGGATGTCGAGATCAGCGGACTGTCCGCCGGGCTGCATGCACTGATCCGGCTGCCGGACGGGACCGAACACGAGGTCATGCGCCGCGCGGCCGACGCCGGGCTCGCGCTGTCCGGGCTGGCGCTGCTACGCCACCCGGATGCGGCGCCGGACACCCCGCACCAGGACGGCGTGGTGGTGAGTTTCGGTACGCCCGCCGATCACGAGTTCACCGCGGCGCTCGACGCATTGCACGACGTGTTGACGGCCGTCAGCCGCTGA
- a CDS encoding metal-dependent phosphohydrolase yields the protein MTDLLQAWHTLLARHSSSPRVDDVGAALLGRWAEPHRSYHDLSHLRGILSGVDALEEFADDPDAVRLAAWYHDAVYAGQSDDEENSALLAEADLTDLGVAPAFVAEVGRLVRVTITHDPAADDHNGQVLSDADLAVLAVPPADYQHNTARVRAEYRHVSDADFALWRGRMIAAMLAGPSLYRTDEGRRLWEDAARTNLKAELAALSG from the coding sequence GTGACCGATTTGCTCCAGGCATGGCACACACTGCTGGCGCGGCATTCGTCGTCGCCGCGGGTCGACGACGTCGGGGCGGCGCTGCTGGGCCGGTGGGCCGAGCCGCACCGCAGTTACCACGACCTGAGTCACCTGCGCGGCATCCTGTCCGGAGTGGACGCCCTGGAGGAGTTCGCGGACGATCCCGATGCGGTCCGCCTGGCGGCCTGGTACCACGACGCGGTGTACGCGGGGCAGTCCGACGACGAGGAGAACAGCGCGCTGCTCGCGGAGGCGGACCTCACCGATCTGGGTGTGGCCCCGGCGTTCGTGGCGGAGGTGGGCCGCTTGGTGCGGGTGACCATCACGCACGATCCCGCTGCCGACGATCACAACGGCCAGGTGCTGTCCGATGCCGACCTGGCGGTGCTGGCAGTGCCGCCGGCCGACTACCAACACAACACCGCCCGGGTGCGGGCCGAGTATCGCCACGTCAGCGATGCGGATTTCGCCCTGTGGCGTGGCCGGATGATCGCGGCGATGCTGGCCGGGCCGTCGCTGTATCGAACGGATGAGGGACGGCGGCTGTGGGAGGACGCGGCTCGGACCAATCTGAAGGCGGAGCTGGCGGCGCTCAGCGGCTGA
- a CDS encoding GtrA family protein: MAEPVEIPAEHDAEHSAEKAVEASLGLVTQAWRFVVTGGLSAVVDYGLYALLSAVFVANGMPDARATLIAKTLSFIAGTTTAYLINRRWTFQAEPSRARFIAVVILYAVTFGLQVGINQLFYLQFAGESWRRPVAFVIAQGTATVINFVVQRAVIFRLK, translated from the coding sequence GTGGCCGAGCCAGTGGAGATCCCCGCCGAACACGACGCCGAACACAGCGCCGAGAAGGCCGTCGAGGCGTCTCTGGGACTGGTGACGCAGGCGTGGCGCTTCGTGGTGACCGGCGGTCTGTCCGCGGTCGTCGACTACGGCCTGTACGCACTGCTCAGTGCCGTTTTCGTGGCCAACGGCATGCCCGACGCCCGCGCCACGCTGATCGCGAAGACGCTCAGCTTCATCGCCGGCACGACGACGGCCTATCTGATCAACCGGCGCTGGACCTTCCAGGCGGAACCGAGCCGGGCGCGCTTCATCGCGGTTGTGATCTTGTACGCAGTCACCTTCGGCCTGCAGGTCGGCATCAATCAGCTGTTCTATCTGCAATTCGCCGGCGAGTCCTGGCGGCGACCTGTGGCGTTCGTCATCGCCCAGGGCACGGCGACTGTCATCAACTTCGTGGTGCAGCGAGCCGTGATTTTCCGGCTGAAGTGA
- a CDS encoding FAD-binding oxidoreductase, which translates to MSTQPDATLPLTRRALTGFGRTAPSVANVLSTPDVSVIAEAVKRVADANSSSPAHLRRGILGRGLGRSYGDQACNGGGIVVDMTALNRIHSISSETAIADVDAGVSLDQLMKAALPFGLWVPVLPGTRQVTVGGAIASDIHGKNHHSAGSFGNHVLSLDLLMADGEVHTITPDGPDSELFWATVAGNGLTGIVIRARIKMTRTESAYFIADGIATHDLEETVAVHQDGSEDNYTYSSAWFDLISPEPKLGRAAVSRGSLAKVDQLPAKLAKDPLKFTAPQLPAIPNLFPVSFMNKLSLSMIGEAFYRMSGNYQGKIVNLTQFYHMLDITSGWQYAYGPAGFAQHQFLVPPDALEEFKGIIRWMHTQKQYSALNVFKLFGPGNKAPLSFPMQGWNVALDFPNRPGVNEFLNELDKRAMEFGGRVYTAKDSRVSAESFHKMYPRIDEWIATRRKADPNGVFASDMARRLELL; encoded by the coding sequence ATGTCTACCCAGCCTGACGCCACGCTGCCCCTGACGCGCCGCGCCCTCACCGGGTTCGGCCGCACGGCACCGTCCGTGGCAAACGTGCTGTCCACACCCGATGTGTCAGTGATCGCCGAGGCGGTCAAGCGGGTCGCGGACGCAAACTCTTCCAGCCCCGCCCACCTGCGGCGAGGCATCCTCGGCCGCGGTCTCGGCCGGTCCTACGGCGACCAGGCGTGCAACGGCGGCGGCATCGTCGTCGACATGACGGCGCTGAACCGGATCCATTCGATCAGCTCCGAGACCGCCATCGCCGACGTCGACGCCGGGGTCAGCCTCGATCAGCTGATGAAGGCCGCGCTGCCGTTCGGGCTGTGGGTTCCGGTGCTGCCGGGCACCCGGCAGGTCACCGTCGGCGGCGCGATCGCGTCCGACATCCACGGCAAGAACCACCACAGCGCGGGCAGCTTCGGCAACCACGTGCTGTCGCTGGACCTGCTGATGGCCGACGGCGAGGTGCACACCATCACCCCCGACGGACCGGACAGCGAGCTGTTCTGGGCCACCGTCGCCGGCAACGGGCTGACGGGCATCGTGATCCGGGCGCGCATCAAGATGACCCGCACCGAGAGCGCCTACTTCATCGCCGACGGCATCGCCACGCACGATCTGGAAGAGACCGTGGCCGTGCACCAGGACGGCAGCGAGGACAACTACACGTACTCCAGCGCCTGGTTCGACCTCATCAGCCCGGAGCCCAAGCTCGGCCGCGCCGCCGTGAGCCGCGGCAGCCTGGCCAAGGTGGACCAGCTGCCCGCCAAGCTGGCCAAGGATCCGCTGAAGTTCACCGCGCCCCAGCTGCCGGCGATCCCGAACCTGTTCCCGGTCAGCTTCATGAACAAGCTCTCGCTCTCCATGATCGGCGAGGCGTTCTACCGCATGAGCGGCAACTACCAGGGCAAGATCGTCAACCTGACGCAGTTCTACCACATGCTCGACATCACCTCCGGTTGGCAATATGCCTATGGCCCAGCGGGTTTCGCGCAGCACCAGTTCCTGGTTCCGCCCGACGCACTCGAAGAGTTCAAGGGCATCATCCGCTGGATGCACACGCAGAAGCAGTACTCGGCGCTGAACGTCTTCAAGCTGTTCGGCCCGGGCAACAAGGCGCCGCTGAGCTTCCCGATGCAGGGCTGGAACGTCGCCCTCGACTTCCCGAACCGCCCGGGGGTCAACGAGTTCCTCAACGAACTCGACAAGCGCGCAATGGAATTCGGCGGTCGCGTGTACACCGCCAAGGACTCCCGCGTCAGCGCCGAGAGCTTCCACAAGATGTACCCGCGGATCGACGAGTGGATCGCCACCCGCCGCAAAGCCGACCCGAACGGCGTGTTCGCCTCCGACATGGCCCGCCGCCTCGAACTTCTCTAG
- a CDS encoding decaprenylphospho-beta-D-erythro-pentofuranosid-2-ulose 2-reductase, with protein sequence MIDATGNPQTILLFGGTSEIGLAIVERYLKNAKARVILADLPNAPKRDAAIAQIEAAGAKEVVYLDFDALDTKSHPAVIESAWEQGDVDVAIVAFGILGDAEELWQNQSKAVLTAQINYTAAVSVGVLVGDKMKAQGFGQIIAMSSVAGERVRRSNFVYGSTKAGLDGFYLGLGEALREFGVRVLVIRPGQVRTTTTLEHWKATGAKEAPFTVDKEDVANQAVAAAAKGKELIWAPNPVRYLMAVIRHIPRSIFRKLPL encoded by the coding sequence GTGATTGACGCAACCGGCAACCCGCAGACGATTCTGCTGTTCGGCGGTACCTCGGAGATCGGCCTGGCCATCGTCGAGCGCTACCTCAAGAACGCCAAGGCCCGCGTGATCCTCGCCGACCTGCCGAACGCCCCCAAGCGCGACGCCGCCATCGCGCAGATCGAGGCGGCCGGCGCCAAGGAGGTCGTGTACCTGGATTTTGATGCCTTGGACACGAAAAGTCACCCGGCCGTCATCGAATCCGCTTGGGAGCAGGGCGATGTCGACGTCGCGATCGTCGCCTTCGGCATCCTGGGTGACGCCGAGGAACTGTGGCAGAACCAGTCCAAGGCCGTGCTGACCGCCCAGATCAACTACACCGCAGCGGTTTCCGTCGGCGTGCTGGTCGGCGACAAGATGAAGGCGCAGGGCTTCGGGCAGATCATCGCCATGTCGTCGGTCGCCGGCGAGCGGGTCCGCCGCTCCAACTTCGTGTACGGCTCCACCAAGGCCGGCCTCGACGGCTTCTACCTGGGCCTCGGAGAGGCACTGCGGGAGTTCGGGGTTCGGGTTCTGGTCATCCGCCCCGGCCAGGTCCGCACGACCACGACGCTGGAGCACTGGAAGGCCACCGGCGCCAAGGAGGCGCCGTTCACGGTCGACAAGGAAGACGTCGCCAACCAGGCCGTCGCTGCCGCCGCCAAGGGTAAGGAGCTCATCTGGGCGCCCAATCCGGTGCGCTACCTGATGGCCGTCATCCGGCACATCCCGCGGTCGATCTTCCGCAAACTCCCGCTCTGA
- a CDS encoding galactan 5-O-arabinofuranosyltransferase, translating to MRSALAASARVSGQMLAAMALAVIIAVVALQAIARVQWPAFNSSNQLHALTTAGQCAVLIGLLLAGWAWRRGWRKSAKVAATSLLAAFSVVTLGMPLGATKLYLFGISVDQQFRTEYLTRLTDTAVPHDMTYLGLPPYYPSGWFWLGGRAAALTGTPAWEMFKPWAIVTITAAIVAAFVLWTAMIRFEYALAVTTATAAVTLAYSSTEPYSAVLVVLLPPVFVLAWSGLKATGRGWAAILGTGIFLGIAALFYTLLFGYAAFTLTLMALLLAVSRRQIQPLIRVAVIAVISGVIAAIHWAPYYLAVLKGHPADKGTAQHYLPMAGAQLTFPMLDATLLGVMCLVGTLWLVVKGRSSTRAAALGMAVVSVYAWSLLSMLATLARTTLLSFRLQPTLLVLLVAAGTFGFLEAARALANRYAQPTTNRIIAVAAVIGAIGAVSFSQAIPDILRADIAVAYTDTDGYGQRADRRPPGSERFYQEVDRKITAATGKPRNETVVMTADYSFLSYYPYYGFQGLTSHYANPLAQFKERSDAIESWATMTNPDAFAKALDTLPWPAPTVFLMRHGGTGTYTLRLAEDVYPNQPNVRRYQVALDERLFDSKHWQVTDIGPFVLAIRSGH from the coding sequence ATGCGCAGCGCGCTGGCCGCGAGCGCCAGGGTGAGCGGCCAGATGCTGGCCGCCATGGCGCTGGCGGTGATCATCGCGGTCGTTGCGCTGCAAGCGATTGCCCGCGTGCAGTGGCCGGCGTTCAACTCGTCGAACCAGTTGCATGCCCTGACCACCGCCGGCCAGTGCGCCGTGCTGATCGGGCTGCTGCTCGCGGGGTGGGCGTGGCGTCGCGGCTGGCGCAAGAGCGCCAAGGTCGCGGCCACGTCGCTACTGGCGGCGTTCTCGGTCGTCACCCTCGGCATGCCGCTGGGCGCGACCAAGCTGTACCTGTTCGGCATCTCGGTCGACCAGCAGTTCCGCACCGAGTACCTGACGCGCCTCACGGATACCGCTGTCCCCCATGACATGACGTACCTGGGGCTGCCGCCGTACTACCCGTCGGGCTGGTTCTGGCTCGGCGGCCGGGCGGCCGCGCTGACCGGCACGCCAGCGTGGGAGATGTTCAAGCCGTGGGCGATTGTCACGATCACCGCGGCGATCGTGGCGGCATTCGTGTTGTGGACGGCCATGATTCGCTTCGAGTACGCCCTGGCGGTGACGACCGCGACCGCGGCCGTCACGCTGGCGTACTCCTCGACCGAGCCCTATTCGGCTGTCCTCGTCGTCCTGCTGCCGCCGGTGTTCGTGCTGGCGTGGTCGGGGCTCAAAGCCACCGGCCGCGGCTGGGCCGCGATCCTCGGAACCGGGATTTTCCTCGGCATCGCCGCGCTGTTCTACACCTTGTTGTTCGGCTACGCAGCGTTCACGCTCACGCTGATGGCGCTGCTGCTCGCCGTGTCCCGGCGCCAAATCCAGCCGCTGATCCGGGTGGCCGTCATCGCCGTCATCTCCGGCGTCATTGCCGCCATCCACTGGGCGCCGTACTACCTCGCCGTGCTCAAAGGCCACCCCGCCGACAAGGGCACCGCGCAGCATTACCTACCGATGGCCGGTGCGCAGCTGACCTTCCCGATGCTCGACGCCACCCTGCTGGGTGTCATGTGCCTCGTCGGCACGCTGTGGCTGGTGGTCAAGGGCCGCAGCTCGACGCGCGCCGCCGCCCTCGGGATGGCAGTCGTATCGGTGTACGCGTGGTCGCTGCTGTCCATGCTGGCCACCCTCGCCCGCACCACGCTGCTGTCGTTCCGGCTGCAGCCCACCCTGCTCGTGCTGCTCGTCGCGGCCGGCACCTTCGGCTTCCTGGAGGCCGCCCGTGCGCTGGCGAACCGGTATGCACAGCCCACCACCAACCGGATCATCGCGGTGGCCGCGGTCATCGGTGCGATCGGCGCGGTGTCGTTCAGCCAGGCGATCCCCGACATCCTGCGGGCCGACATCGCCGTCGCGTACACCGACACCGACGGCTACGGCCAGCGCGCCGACCGTCGTCCCCCCGGCTCGGAACGCTTCTATCAGGAAGTCGACCGCAAGATCACCGCGGCGACGGGCAAGCCCCGCAACGAGACCGTCGTGATGACCGCGGACTACAGCTTCCTGTCCTACTACCCCTACTACGGGTTCCAGGGCCTGACGTCGCACTACGCGAACCCGCTGGCGCAGTTCAAGGAACGCTCCGACGCCATCGAGAGCTGGGCGACCATGACCAACCCCGACGCCTTCGCCAAGGCCCTCGACACGCTGCCCTGGCCGGCGCCGACGGTGTTCCTGATGCGCCACGGCGGCACCGGCACCTACACGCTGCGACTGGCCGAGGACGTCTACCCCAACCAGCCCAACGTGCGGCGCTACCAGGTGGCACTCGACGAGCGGCTGTTCGACAGCAAGCACTGGCAGGTCACCGATATCGGCCCGTTTGTGCTGGCCATCCGTAGCGGCCACTAA